A stretch of the Salarias fasciatus chromosome 3, fSalaFa1.1, whole genome shotgun sequence genome encodes the following:
- the LOC115385916 gene encoding protein mono-ADP-ribosyltransferase PARP14-like encodes MTDKETGKVRRYFQKRRESGGGECGVIQKVSGNSYVICFKDKEDQERVLQKKFHTISLPDGEVQLTVNRINPTETPDQPKTSQAQTFAKTNTKILEIIYQVNVFLLHYMRDNPKAFTYLQKQFSSIGCEVELKCDEEEAVVRGDVDKGPGGAFGGVAEKWEQQVNQIIVDINEKYNCYHVVEAKQVQVLLQDLSFVNKDIMVYADSGYPVIVGKAEAVKERVAILTKSLRSRKEKPITENQLKLIEEEFCHELRAHYPDVQYSRGKGIIILEGLEDEVQSGATKLDELIGQIKERKIQFATALLNFIRLSGAISKYQARFIRNPISIEMKPNLVLSSLSTDALDEVQAALVKDLNVSTIQLQGAAAVSPHLDKLKDILNQGQSEANRDELRVDVSFIPGINGAKKVRLVGYSENVLQFKDIIQDYQLNQVMSQDKMNLSNPEFADCFDKILDLTGIKSPNVTFKVSPLPNPCVILSGPHCKVQEAKQALASLTSDTLVLEGSGAQQYYQATGKDSKELVERSFRVIIKEQQCVSTPDVKSKQRSSSSPMTLLSRLQFSRNHSRSVGGTATAHNVSSPINKANIAIKLGSLENEQVNVLVVPMVNIRLTSTQIGNCLLKKAGNALKSKFDSLALNCRLAPGDILHVDSPPSLGCSKIFFIECLPWDGVRGTSVQALGKGLRQCLDRCTQQGFSSLACPIIGPGKLLRYPPSEAVQVLTDAVCGFGSSASSSSLSTIHIIIKPGYPGSDELYRDLYQHLSMRQGSEEIFRSLTSDLDEITITLRGGVKLRMVFGDITNETTDLVVNTTDFTNFDLNGVCKCILAAAGPEVEEELKTVATLTPGSMIFTQPGRFPCKAILHVCGEKSASRIEKITQLIIMCCETNHYKSVAIPAICAGAGGLQPGLVAGAILRGIKNATTSTHLHMLRDIRIILYKMDVFLAFQEEAMQIFSTAVYCTGALPKTQQQEHQLSASTDLSILNNTPASQHSGFLFLGLSRKSVDDAMAKLKDLYQNQCSTHTFRKEELDSLMQDDVRELMQLIDTQGLHKENDQSGNLSVSGLKDGVTKAVMAFNAVLHGNLRREVRFKEEEDLFTRVVWCIMSHNGLWERLPKTANYNLEKQDIARGIVDAQGVTWTVDLNSMEATNLMVAELRKLKRLENLSDFTMPLYWDSMAPGEKVKVVAVPPSSAEYRALKSEFSKTESKTVMKIERLQNIHLRRAYEVQKKHMSEKNKQEGGAREKLLYHGTTKDSCNSITETGFNRRFCGQNGTAYGAGVYFAVNASYSANPRYSKPAADNSQVMFVARVLTGIFTQGNKDMNVPPPRDSQRPHDRFDSVVDKMDKPQMYIVFHDNQSYPDYLITFK; translated from the exons ATGACTGACAAGGAAACAGGGAAGGTGAGAAGATACTTTCAGAAGAGAagagagtctggaggaggtgaatGCGGAGTGATACAGAAGGTTTCAGGAAACAGCTATGTAATCTGTTTCAAAGATAAAGAAG ACCAGGAAAGGGTTTTGCAGAAAAAGTTTCACACCATCTCTCTTCCTGATGGAGAAGTTCAACTGACTGTGAATCGGATCAACCCAACAGAAACTCCGGATCAACCAAAGACCAGTCAGGCTCAG ACTTTcgccaaaacaaacacaaaaattcTTGAGATAATTTACCAAGTgaatgttttcctcctgcaCTACATGAGAGACAATCCCAAAGCTTTCACATATCTCCAAAAACAATTCTCTTCAATCGGCTGCGAGGTGGAGTTAAAGTGTGACGAAGAGGAGGCCGTGGTGAGGGGAGATGTGGATAAGGGCCCTGGAGGAGCCTTCGGAGGTGTTGCAGAGAAATGGGAGCAGCAAGTGAACCAGATCATCGTTGACATCAACGAGAAGTACAACTGCTATCATGTAGTCGAGGCAAAACAAGTGCAGGTGTTACTGCAGGATCTGTCCTTTGTAAATAAAGACATCATGGTGTACGCAGACAGTGGATATCCTGTGATTGTGGGGAAAGCAGAGGCTGTGAAAGAGAGGGTCGCAATCCTGACAAAGAGCCTGAGGAGCCGAAAGGAAAAGCCAATCACAGAGAATCAGCTAAAACTGATAGAAGAAGAGTTCTGCCATGAATTGCGTGCACACTATCCAGATGTTCAGTACAGCAGAGGTAAAGGCATCATCATCCTGGAAGGCCTGGAAGATGAGGTGcagtctggagccacaaagctCGATGAACTCATTGGCCAAATCAAAGAAAGGAAGATTCAGTTTGCAACAGCTTTACTGAACTTCATCCGTTTGAGTGGCGCCATTTCCAAATACCAAGCTCGCTTCATTAGAAATCCCATCTCCATAGAGATGAAGCCGAACCTGGTTCTGTCCAGCCTGTCCACTGATGCTTTGGACGAGGTCCAGGCAGCGCTGGTGAAAGATCTGAATGTGTCcaccatccagctgcagggagctgcagcagtttctccACATCTGGACAAACTGAAAGACATCCTGAATCAAGGCCAGAGCGAAGCAAACCGTGACGAGCTCAGAGTGGACGTCAGCTTCATCCCGGGAATCAATGGAGCCAAAAAAGTACGACTTGTTGGCTACAGTGAAAACGTGCTTCAGTTTAAAGACATTATTCAAGACTATCAGCTGAACCAAGTCATGAGTCAAGATAAAATGAACCTGTCGAATCCTGAATTCGCTGATTGTTTCGATAAAATCTTAGACCTGACTGGTATCAAGTCACCCAATGTGACTTTTAAAGTTTCTCCTTTACCAAATCCTTGTGTGATCCTGTCTGGTCCCCATTGCAAAGTTCAAGAAGCCAAGCAGGCTTTGGCTTCTCTGACATCAGACACGTTGGTTCTGGAAGGCTCAGGAGCTCAGCAATACTATCAGGCAACTGGTAAAGACAGCAAGGAACTGGTAGAGCGCTCCTTCAGGGTTATTATCAAGGAACAGCAATGTGTGTCAACTCCAGAtgtgaaaagcaaacaaagaagctccagcagccccATGACTCTCCTCTCAAGACTTCAATTTTCTAGAAACCACTCAAGATCTGTTGGTGGTACTGCTACCGCTCACAATGTGAGTTCTCCCATCAACAAAGCCAACATAGCCATCAAGCTTGGTTCTTTGGAAAATGAGCAG GTGAATGTACTGGTCGTCCCCATGGTCAACATACGGCTGACTTCCACACAGATTGGTAACTGCCTTCTGAAGAAAGCTGGGAACGCACTGAAATCAAAGTTCGACTCTCTGGCGTTGAACTGCAGACTCGCTCCTGGAGACATTCTGCACGTTGACAGTCCTCCATCGCTGGGCTGCTCAAAGATCTTCTTCATTGAGTGTTTACCTTGGGATGGAGTCAGAGGGACGAGTGTCCAG GCTCTTGGTAAAGGACTCAGACAATGCTTGGATAGATGTACTCAGCAGGGCTTCAGTTCGTTAGCTTGTCCCATTATTGGGCCTGGAAAACTGCTAAGATATCCTCCGAGTGAAGCCGTCCAAGTGCTCACTGATGCTGTTTGTGGGTTTGGATCATCTGCATCGTCCAGTTCGCTCTCCACCATCCACATCATCATCAAACCCGGTTATCCTGGCTCAGATGAG CTCTACCGTGACCTCTACCAACACCTGAGCATGAGACAAGGAAGTGAAG AGATCTTCAGATCCCTCACCAGTGACCTGGATGAAATTACCATCACGTTGAGAGGTGGAGTTAAACTACGGATGGTTTTTGGGGACATCACCAATGAGACAACGGATCTTGTGGTGAACACAACAGACTTCACAAATTTTGATCTCA ATGGTGTGTGCAAATGTATCTTAGCCGCAGCTGGACCAGAGGTAGAGGAAGAACTTAAAacag TCGCGACATTAACCCCAGGAAGCATGATTTTCACTCAACCGGGACGGTTCCCCTGCAAAGCCATTTTACACGTGTGTGGAGAGAAGTCCGCCAGCCGCATTGAAAAGATCACTCAACTGATCATCATGTGCTGCGAAACAAACCACTACAAGTCTGTAGCAATCCCTGCAATCTGTGCTG GAGCCGGCGGGCTGCAGCCTGGACTCGTGGCAGGAGCAATCCTTCGAGGGATCAAGAACGCCACGACTTCCACTCACCTTCACATGCTGCGCGATATCCGCATCATCCTGTACAAGATGGATGTGTTCCTGGCATTTCAGGAGGAAGCCATGCAGATATTTTCCACTGCTGTATACTGCACAG GTGCCCTGCCTAAAACACAGCAACAAGAGCACCAGCTGTCAGCGAGCACAGACCTCAGCATCCTCAACAACACTCCTGCAAGTCAGCACTCTGGCTTTCTGTTCCTGGGTCTCAGCAGGAAGAGCGTTGACGACGCCATGGCGAAGCTGAAAGATCTGTATCAGAACCAGTGCTCCACTCACACCTTCAgaaaggaggagctggacagtcTCATGCAGGACGACGTGAGAGAGCTGATGCAGCTGATCGACACTCAGGGACTGCACAAAGAAAATGACCAGTCAGGCAACTTGTCTGTGAGCGGCCTAAAAGATGGCGTCACCAAGGCGGTGATGGCATTCAATGCAGTTCTCCACGGTAACCTCAGGAGAGAGGTGAGAttcaaggaggaagaggatctgTTCACCCGTGTGGTTTGGTGCATCATGAGCCACAATGGTCTCTGGGAGAGACTTCCTAAAACTGCAAATTACAatttggaaaaacaagacattgCAAGGGGAATAGTGGATGCCCAGGGAGTCACATGGACGGTAGATCTAAACAGCATGGAGGCCACAAACCTCATGGTCGCAGAGCTCAGGAAGCTCAAACGACTGGAGAACCTGTCAG ACTTCACCATGCCTCTGTACTGGGACAGCATGGCCCCCGGGGAGAAGGTGAAGGTGGTGGCAGTGCCGCCTTCCTCTGCAGAGTACAGAGCTTTAAAGAGTGAATTCAGTAAAACTGAGAGCAAGACTGTGATGAAA ATTGAGCGTTTGCAGAACATCCATCTGCGTCGCGCCTACGAAGTCCAGAAGAAGCACATGTCAGAGAAGAACAAGCAGGAGGGGGGAGCGAGGGAAAAACTTCTGTATCACGGGACCACCAAGGACAGCTGCAACTCCATCACAGAGACCGGCTTTAATCGCCGTTTCTGTGGACAAAACG GAACTGCATATGGTGCTGGTGTTTACTTTGCCGTCAATGCATCTTACTCAGCGAATCCGCGCTACTCCAAGCCAGCTGCTGACAACTCTCAGGTCATGTTCGTGGCTCGAGTGCTGACCGGCATCTTCACTCAGGGCAACAAGGACATGAACGTCCCTCCTCCTCGAGACAGCCAGCGGCCCCACGACCGCTTCGACAGTGTGGTGGATAAAATGGACAAACCCCAGATGTACATTGTGTTTCATGACAACCAGTCTTATCCAGACTATCTCATCACCTTCAAATGA